The Vibrio sp. 16 genome segment GTCGAGCCATAGATCGCCTTCGATCTTTTTAAGTCCTTGCTGCTGAGCTGAGATCAATAGTTGTTTGAGATCGTCGGTGGTCAAGGTTGGATCGCCAGAAAAACGAATCACGACATCTTTATCCGCTTTACCTATTGTGGTCGTGAAGCGAAAGTTGTCGCCCAGCTCGAGTTTCGCCGCGAGCGCCGTGACGATTTTTAACGTGCTCGCAGGAGGAAAGTACTGAGTTTTGTTGTTTGTGGTCAATAGCACTTGTGGTTTGTCTAACCGCTCGACCAGTAAGCCTGCCCTATGTCCTTTCGGTAGTGACTCTAGTGGAGAGTAGGCTAGGCAGGAAAAAGTCGTACAGACGGAAAGTAGAGTGGTAATACACAAGGTTTTCATGATTCAGTTGTCGGCTATTGGATGGGCATGAGTCAGTATAACCAGTAAAAAAAACGCCCGCTATAGAGCGGGCGTCTTAGATTCATGACTGTTAGTCACAAATTAGAAGTCGTAACGTAGACCGATTGCTAGTTCGTCTTCTGCATCCATAGAAGATGCTGTACCGTTGCTACCAACTTTACCTAGCTTGTCGCCTTTGTCGATAAGGTTGAAGTTGTAAGATACATAGCCACGGAAGTTAGGCTTGAAGTAGTAAGTCGCGTCAATTGCAACGTTGTCAGCTGATGTTTCGCCATTAGTTTCAGCGTTGTTGTACGTAGTGCTGAACACAGTTTGGTTTAGCGTGTACGCAGCTGCGAATTCGTAACCAGTGTAGTCCGCGTCTTTCTTGTCTAGCTCACCGTTAGTGTATACCGTTGCAAGGTACAGATCTTGGATTGAGTAAGACGCTGCAAGCATGTATTCATTTTGGTCAGCTTGGTCTGCGTAACCTGCACCTAGATTTAGGCCAGTATCAGCAACAGCGTAGATAGCAGATAGAGAGTAACCATCCGCACCGTTATCACCGTATGCACCTGGGTTAGATGTTGTACCCTCTGTGCGGTCAGCGAAGCGGTAGCTTGCTTTTAGGCTTAGGTCGTTGAATTGGCCTTTGTAAGAAATCATGTTGTCTACACGGTCAGCAGCAGCGATTTTGTGCGCTGCAGAGTTACCGTGGTAAGCCATGATATCTGTGAAATCTGTAATCACGCCCAGAGCACCGTCGTTTTTACCGTAAGTTACTTCACCAAATTTGCCGCCTAGACCTGCGTAGATGTATCGGTGATCGATATCATCTTCGTCTTTGTTGTCTGCAGTGGTGAATTCACCTTCGTAGAAACCAACGCCGTATAGACCGTCAGTGATTTGAGTTGTACCTAGGAAGTTTAGACGTACGCGAGAGTTGTCTTGCGCTTTACCGTCTTTTAGTGAAAGACGTGCTTCAGCACGGCCGCCCATTTCCAGAGTAGTGCCGTCTTGGTTGTAGATTTCTGCCGCGTTTGCGCCAGTAGCCACTGCTGCAGCTGAAACTGCAAGAGCAATCAGAGTTTTGTTCATCTTATAAGTCCTAATTTACTGTCCATAAATAGTTATATGCGAGCGATAACACAGTTTGCATGAGTTATCCTCTAATTATTGCTCCTGTGAATCAATACTCATATTCAAGATTCATGTTAGAAATCTGAAGAAAGTCTTCACTCGATGAGAGCAATCGGTGAGCAATGTTTTAACGTGTAAGTTCCCTGATGGGTTAGTAAAATGATATAAATTCGAATTATGAACACTGTTTTATTTGGTGTTAAAAAACATCAAGTTTATGATTTGTATGGTTTTTCATGCATGTTTGACATTGCTCTGACACGGCTGTTTTTTACGTTTTTTTAGTTGAATAAGGACGTTTTTACATTTCACTGAAGGTGCTGATTTAAAAATAATCAGTACCAATGTGAGCAACCTTTTGATGTGTGGGATTTATGGTGATTTAGTTGCCGAGTTTGTTTACACTAGAATAAATTGATTAGTTAACTCACTACCTAATCCCTGCGGTTAGGTAGTTTTGTTTTGTCCAAAGATAGCTTTGGAATGAGGTAAACAATGGAAAAAGTCCCTATGACGGTACGTGGCGAAAAGCAGCTACGTGAAGAACTCGACCGCCTATTAAAACTTCGCCCACAAATTTCTGAAGCAATTGCTGAAGCTCGTGAGCTAGGTGATCTGAAAGAAAACGCGGAATATCATGCTGCACGTGAAGAGCAAGGTATTTGTGAAGCTCAAATCCGTGATATTGAGTACAAGCTTTCAGTGGCGCAAGTTATCGACGTAACCAAAATGGATAATTCAGGAAAAGTTATCTTTGGCTCGACGGTAACATTGATTGACGTCGATACAGATGAAGAGAAGAGATACCAAATCGTTGGTGATGACGAAGCGGATATCAAATCAGGTCGAATCTCGGTAAGTTCGCCAATTGCGCGTGGTCTTATCGGTAAGATGGAAGGTGATGAGGTTGCAATCTCTACACCTGGTGGCGATCGCGACTTTGAGATCGACCGCGTAGAGTACATCTAAGCGTTAGCGTAAACACCAATACTAAAAAAGGTCGCATAGGCGACCTTTTTTGTTGCTAACGTAACTAGAGTTATTTACGTGGTAGCTCGATTTTGCGCTCATCCGTTTGACGGAAAAGAACTAGCGTTTTACCGATTACTTGTACTTTTTCCGCTTCAGTTTCGCGGATAATTGCATCGATAATCAGGTTTTTAGTCTCACGGTCTTCCGATGCGACTTTTACTTTGATTAGCTCGTGGTGGTTTAGAGCAATTTCAATTTCCGCTAGAACAGCTTCAGTGAGTCCGTTTGCGCCCATAAGCACAACAGGTTTTAGACTGTGCGCTAGGCCTTTTAGATGCTGCTTTTGTTTAGTGCTTAGGTTCATTTCGCGGCCAATTTTCTTTAAAATAAGGGTTGAAAAAAGCTATTTTAACGCCATCTATTGCTGAAGACTATAATTTATTGAGTAATAGGTTCAGCCTATTAAAACAATAGCTCCTATTTGTGCCTTATTGGGATTAAAATGAGTAAACAGAAACATTCAGCTAGCTCAGGCCGCTGGTTGAAAGAACACTTTGATGATAAATACGCGAATGAAGCTCGTAAAAAAGGCTACCGTTCTCGTGCTTATTTCAAGATGGAAGAGATCCAAACTAAAGACAAACTACTAAAACCTGGTATGACGGTTGTCGACTTAGGTGCTGCTCCCGGTGGTTGGTCTCAATATGCTGCTAAGATAATAGGAGACAGTGGTCAGATCATTGCCTGTGACTTACTTCCAATGGATCCGATTGCAGGAGTTAGTTTCCTTCAAGGTGACTTTCGTGACGATGCTGTCTTAGAAGCGCTGCTTGACCGAATCCAACCTTCAATGGTGGATGTGGTCATGTCAGATATGGCACCTAACATCGCGGGTAATAATTCGGTCGATCAGCCGAGAGCGATGTATTTGGTTGAATTGGCTCTAGATATGTGTCGACAAGTTCTAGCCCCTAATGGTAGCTTTGTTGTAAAGGTTTTCCAGGGGGAAGGCTTCGATCAGTTTGTGAAAGAAGTCCGAGACATGTTTAAAGTCGTAAAAATTAGAAAACCTGACTCTTCGCGAGCTCGCTCCCGAGAAGTCTTCGTTGTAGCCACTGGTTACAAAGGTTAACTATTTTGCCTTCTGGGAGGCAAGTTAACACTATAGCTACAGGTTATAAACTGTAGTACCCTACCTTTAATTACAATTAGTTATCGAGAGGCTTACACCTTGAGTGACATGGCAAAAAATTTAATTCTGTGGCTTGTTATCGCTGTCGTATTGATGTCGGTATTCCAGAGCTTTGGCCCTGGAGAGAGCAATGGCAGAGCGGTGGATTACACCACGTTTGTACAGGAAGTTGGCCAAGGCCAGATTCAGGAAGCAACTTTTAAAGACGGTGAGATTACTTTCACTCGTCGTGGCGGCGGCGCGCGTTATGTTACTTACATGCCAGTCTACGACCAGAAGCTCCTTGATGACCTAATTAATCAAAATGTAAAAGTACAAGGCACGCCTCCTGAAGAGCAAAGCTTGCTAGGTACTATCTTCATCTCTTGGTTCCCGATGATTTTGCTAATTGGTGTGTGGATTTTCTTCATGCGTCAAATGCAAGGCGGCGGCGGTAAAGGCGCTATGTCTTTCGGTAAGAGCAAAGCTCGTATGATGAGCGAAGAGCAAATCAAAACAACGTTTGCTGATGTTGCGGGCTGTGATGAAGCAAAAGAAGACGTAAAAGAATTGGTGGACTACCTGCGTGATCCAAGCCGCTTCCAAAAACTGGGCGGTAAGATCCCTACGGGTGTTCTGATGGTTGGTCCTCCTGGTACTGGTAAAACGCTACTTGCGAAAGCGATTGCCGGTGAAGCGAAAGTACCATTCTTTACTATCTCTGGTTCTGATTTTGTAGAAATGTTCGTTGGTGTCGGTGCATCCCGTGTACGTGACATGTTTGAACAAGCGAAGAAAGCAGCACCTTGTATTATCTTTATCGATGAGATCGATGCAGTAGGTCGTCAGCGTGGTGCTGGTGTTGGTGGTGGCCACGATGAGCGTGAGCAAACACTGAACCAAATGCTCGTTGAAATGGATGGCTTTGAAGGTAACGAAGGTATCATTGTTATCGCTGCGACTAACCGTCCAGACGTACTTGACCCAGCGCTTCTGCGCCCTGGTCGTTTTGACCGTCAAGTGGTGGTTGGTCTACCAGATGTACGT includes the following:
- a CDS encoding porin, with translation MNKTLIALAVSAAAVATGANAAEIYNQDGTTLEMGGRAEARLSLKDGKAQDNSRVRLNFLGTTQITDGLYGVGFYEGEFTTADNKDEDDIDHRYIYAGLGGKFGEVTYGKNDGALGVITDFTDIMAYHGNSAAHKIAAADRVDNMISYKGQFNDLSLKASYRFADRTEGTTSNPGAYGDNGADGYSLSAIYAVADTGLNLGAGYADQADQNEYMLAASYSIQDLYLATVYTNGELDKKDADYTGYEFAAAYTLNQTVFSTTYNNAETNGETSADNVAIDATYYFKPNFRGYVSYNFNLIDKGDKLGKVGSNGTASSMDAEDELAIGLRYDF
- the greA gene encoding transcription elongation factor GreA — translated: MEKVPMTVRGEKQLREELDRLLKLRPQISEAIAEARELGDLKENAEYHAAREEQGICEAQIRDIEYKLSVAQVIDVTKMDNSGKVIFGSTVTLIDVDTDEEKRYQIVGDDEADIKSGRISVSSPIARGLIGKMEGDEVAISTPGGDRDFEIDRVEYI
- the yhbY gene encoding ribosome assembly RNA-binding protein YhbY, with product MNLSTKQKQHLKGLAHSLKPVVLMGANGLTEAVLAEIEIALNHHELIKVKVASEDRETKNLIIDAIIRETEAEKVQVIGKTLVLFRQTDERKIELPRK
- the rlmE gene encoding 23S rRNA (uridine(2552)-2'-O)-methyltransferase RlmE, whose protein sequence is MSKQKHSASSGRWLKEHFDDKYANEARKKGYRSRAYFKMEEIQTKDKLLKPGMTVVDLGAAPGGWSQYAAKIIGDSGQIIACDLLPMDPIAGVSFLQGDFRDDAVLEALLDRIQPSMVDVVMSDMAPNIAGNNSVDQPRAMYLVELALDMCRQVLAPNGSFVVKVFQGEGFDQFVKEVRDMFKVVKIRKPDSSRARSREVFVVATGYKG